CAATATGAACTCATCGTATCAACCAATCCAATATCAATACATAGAACCATGATCTTTCATCAATTTCTTActatggaaataaataaataaaaaagcttACTTCCATGATGCATATGTTTGTCCATTACTTCAATTTGGTATTCTGTCATATTCATAAGGGGGAACATGACCAAGACCATGAggtagttttctttctttttatgcttGTAGATTTGGGACCATATACATAATTTTGATTGGACTCTTATGAGGGAGTATTTTCGGAAAAACATTTAAAAGAAATGCGACTCCCATAGACCTATCATAATCTAGATACAAAACAATGCATGAAACTAGCATTATTTAGACTGGATGtttatgttggtgtatgatgtcttgtattccgtcacagtttaatccagggagtactgatgcatcacctagacaggcaggacggtggtcccactagctggttagcgggccgtgggggttgcaagggggtaggaggcccccctgcatagttGGGGTGTAGCCCcttgctcgaattttttatttgagggcaattgtgtactttccggattagggttttttcgctatatatttgtagcgagggtttctttctctgtaatgcaagcaatacggagaggtgtgaggaagaacgctataaccctattctccattgatagtgaagcaggatctcatttcaccggggacgtaggcaaccttgccgaacttcgtaaaatctgtgtgtattgtttgttttgtttttccattatcttctgcatcgttttagggttgcgtttctacagtttATAGGGAAGTTTTGTTtaattcaaaagaatcaaaatcttAGTAAATCTTGATTGGGATTTGGGGAGTTCCTATCTAATATTTATCTATAAATGCATAAGATCGAATATTAGttgcttagaaaaaaaaatgttattcgTTTTATGGAAATAATTGGAGAGCAATTAAAGACATAAGTTTTGGGGGTTtaagtattattattattttttttttagtagagcAGTTTTCATGGGTGGCATGGGCCATGTGGCAAGCTGTATAGAACTGAAATTTTAtggattacattttttttttccctttgatacagaagaggagaagaggtgaTCCTTTAAGGCACAaggtgaagagtgaagacagaAGAGTCGAACTCAAATCCTACCAAGAGCCTACACTCTACCAATAAACACTAACCAATTGAGCAAGCAATTGTCTCCGATCAGGTTCCCCATTTAAAATGCCAACAACTACCACATATTGATAGATAGACCTCTTGGCATGTTGCTCTCATATCAATTTTCATCCCTAATAGGCTTTGCcacattgcaaaatagaaactttgaAAATCCAGGTCTGTGAGAGAAGCATTGGTATACATGgacatatatatatgtggatgcATGCCAATAGATATAAacagggtatttgattgaatccGACTTTGGAATTTTACATATGGTAATCTAAAGTCTAAACCATGACTTCTCCATCTTTAGAATATATGCACATCATCTACCCATGTGTAGATATTTAAAGTGGGAGGGGCGACCTGGTGCAGAACTTCCACAGATTCCAAGCATCCATTTCTCATCAAAGTGGTGATCCCAAAGGGATTACCAAGAAAACCAGAACTTTACATAATTATGGGGAGGAAACAGAGTTGCAATAGATTAACTCATTTTTTTACATATATCACAGAAGAACTTACAAAAACATATTGCATTATAGGCACATCAAAGATTTACAGTGCATAGTCAAGACAGGTAGTGGAAATTTTGAACCCAACATTTACTTTACTTCTGTAGGCCTTGATGCTTCCTCACTTTACTTCTGTAGGGAAagctgtgtaatttttttttaccataatgACCTTGTCAGCCATTAGTTATCATGAGAGGAGAGGTGCTCCAATATTGTCACTGTTGTCCCCAGGATCACTAGCTGAGGTTCCATTGTCTAAGTTCAACCTCAAAGcgaaaaacaaagcaaacaccTAAACAAGGAAGAGTGTGCAGAAAATTTAACTTGTTTGAAAGAAAGAGGGTGCAGAGGGGAGGGATGGGgtggttggagagagagagagagagagagagagagagagaccataaAAACGGAGGCACACAAGAGACTGAAACCTTTGCAATCAAATGGGGCCTCGCTTGATAGGAACAATGCTGATAACATATTCAATCAGTAAGTGATCATACCCCACTGTTACTAGAATGCTTCTGGTATCAAACATGCATCTGAGTTGGACTTGaactatgtgtgtgtgtgttgtgggGATGGGGGAGGTGGGGGAGGTaagggaggaagaagggtcAACTTACAAGTCAGTGGACTCATTGCAAGCGGTGAAAGCAAAGTTGCACTTGATTGCACAGCAGAGATAAATCCTTGGGCTTTTCCCTGTTGTAAGTACAAGTTCAACTTAGAAAGATGAAGGGAAAATTACCAAATAAGCAATGtcttctatcccaaaaaaattgcaaccacaatgtttctgggttggaaTTCCTATTGGCATTTCCAATCAGATTCATAAATGGGTTTGGCTTGTCTATTCAGTCTTGGCTCTCATGTCCAGTTCTGTTCAACCCAACCTCAGAATTTTTCTCAGCTCAATTTGGTTGAACATAATTTGTTATAATGCCtcgtaaaaaaattgttattatgtaaaattgaaacaaaaacaatgaaaattttcatttagtaGCAACAGTTAATGGTGTAACTAACTAAAAACCTACTAAACGTGGTAGCTAAAACTTCCATCGACTGTTTTATTACtattaaaaaggaaatttttaagTAATCTTTTCAACTACAATGTCATATTTCGTTAATATTGTTTTAGTGGTATTGGTATTATCTTCTTGAGTGGGCGAGCCTATGgcgcaacggttaagttgcactattgcaacatgttccAATATTTAAGTCTCACTTCAAGCATTTTAAATCTTTAAttgaagaaacataaaaaatgtgAATCCTTAAACTTCACAACAATTAAACTTACAAAACCTTTAGATCACATGCCTGCAGGACATTCTACTCATCTAGCATCAAGAACCACAAGAACAATGTTAAGTCAAGATATACATACGAACCTGATTGGTTGAACTTGTTGCTTTTGAAACAATAGCATAAGTCTGTCAAATAATAATAGATGAATGAAATAAATGAAGTTCATATTTGCTAAGATATAGATAAAACATACTTCTAAGTTCTAAATTGACATGGTTAAGGAAAGAGAATTCATCCTTACAGCTGGTTCCATAAGAACAAAGACTGCTTCAAACGAGGCACTGATATATGGAACCTGCATATGGGATTGATAACTTGTAAGACTCCATCAATAATGGTAAAATAACTAATCTAAGGTCAGAAAGCACTGAGTTTGTTTAGTTTATGCTTAATAATGGTTAAAAAGCATACCTCTAGGCTTAATAAAGGTTAAACAGAATAATCAGAGAGTGGATAGTGAAAATTAATGATCATATATATACATCTAAGTTTAAATTCAAAACTTAGTCAATCAACCTCCTAACCTGGTTCCAAATTTCAGTtgcaaaagaacaaaaaagtaaGATTGAATCATATGCATGAAGAAAgctaatgaaaaaaagaatacaTACCCAAGGTGCCCATGCCAAACCATTGAATAATCCCTGTAGAGGGGAAAAAATTATCCATAGAATTCCAACTTCATATCTAGTCtacaaaaaattaaagaaaacccataaataaaatttctgGACAACTTACATATGCTGTTGATGCAAGCAAGGATATGCACAAAATTCCTTTCTCTCCCACTAGAGGATTTATAAGTGGAAGCACCAAAATCTAGAGGCCAAATTTCAGCACCATTgaatgggggtggggggaggattTAAAAATGTTAAAACATGATCATCTACTTTCAACACATATACAAATCCATACAGATTCCATAGTATCAAAATGCCTGAAAAGAGAAGCTCCAGAGCAGTACCTGAGAAAAAATAGAACCTATTCCAACCAACATCAGGATATCAGAAAATTGATTCTTGTTGAAAGCAAAAACTGACTTTAGATAGTACTGCACAGGAAATCATAATGATCGTCAAAAAATTCAAGTCAGAATGCTACTGTAATGCTATGGATCAAGTAGATACTATGGTGAGATGGTTGGGCCATCATTATGATAATGGTGGGGATTTTCTCAATGTAGATAAACCAAGAAGTTGATTACTGAAACTAAAAGTTACTTTTTTTCAGTAGTAATGTTGATAGCAGATTGGAAAGAAACATACCAATAAGACACTGGCGATGCCAGACATTCCCAACTTATAGAGGAAGGTAATTAGAGCAATTTGCTTCAATGTCCCGCTGTGGAGGTAAAATGCAGATCTTTAGCCAAGGGTACCATATGTTCATAAACATGTAATACATTCTTTTTTGGGTCCAAATATGTGAAATATGTTTATCCCCTTGTATAATCAATTTAAAGgtttgtctctctctttctctccccccccccccccaattcaaaaaaaaaaaaaaccatagttCACAAACAGTAGTACCTGTTACAACCCACAGCTAGACCATTCTTCACAGATTGGTATTGATTCTTACAGACATTATTAATTGTTTCCAAACAAGATGAATGTTGGTCCTGCCTTGGAACTGGCTTAATTGTTTCAACCAGAAATAGCTTCAAATAAACTGGACAAACTGCTAACAAGATAATGGATACCTGGAAAACAGTGTTGTCAAATAGGTATACTGGGAAAGAAATTATACAGACATATGTTGTTAAAACTATGACAAAATTTGAGCAAGAACATGCCTCGAAAATGTAATCTTCAGGAAGAACACGTGACAACAGATTACCCAGGAAATTTGAAACAGCAAAAAGACCTGTAATCCATCCAAATGCTGCAGCCCTCATACTGTTGTCTTCCACAACATCAGCCTGCCAATGGAATGGACAATGTTAGTTCTACTATGACTTCGGCCAGCCTTGTTAAATGAATAACAGTAAGGAAACAATCTTACCACATATGCAACAGAGATACAGGAAAGGCTTCCTTGACTTATGATATGTGAAATCATACGGAGCACATAGTAAGCATAAAGATATTTTTTTGAGTCACTCCAAGCAAGTACAGCTGCAATAAGAACAGTGAACGGGTAATTCAAATAAACCAGCCAAAAGCCTCACTGAAAGttatgaagagcactaaacaccccatgtgagtgaccctaaggaggtaagaggagtcgaactcaaaaccacacgcttcctaaggagaaagtcccttgccaactcggctacccctggggttgaaaaaattacatagcAGGCTAAGTGAATTTCCATACCACCCATCCAAGCCAGCTGAGGCTTGCTAACTGGTTAACAGGAGGAAAGCTTAGTATATTTATTTCAGTGTGtgtcatttcatttatttcttttatgtagGGAACTGATGATTTAATTCCTTTAAGTATGCAAGAGTAGGATTGCTTAGCCGTGCAATAATTACACAATGAAAACAGCCCCGTTGCCTAAATGAAATTAGGGAAACCTTGAAATTGATAGAGATTAATGCTATAGAATTCTTGCTAGAACTGAATCTGATCAAACTACCAATTTTTTCCCCTGTTAATTCTAAGTATTCCCTATACTATGTGAACTGAAATCACCAAAATCCAGTGCTCCTGCTGCCTTCTTTACTGTGTCTTGCATTTGCTAGAGCCTGAATTTCATCAAGCAATCAATTGGACACTTGATCCAACAAGAAACTCTTGAATTATCGAAACATGATTAACATGTTAGCTGTAATGAATCTAATTGATCTAAATAATGAGAcaggggtgcaagtttgaccCAGAGAACCCGGACCCACCTGAAAATTCAAGACTTGGGCTGGTTTTTCAGCACACATGCTGGGTTTTTAAGCAACAGGCCAGACTGGGGCTGGGATATCTAAGCCCAAGGACATGTCAGGCCGCACCTCGGCTGAGTCCTTAGGTTTAGCCCGGCCTAACCTGTAGAAAATAACATACAAACAGCAAACATATGGTCAAGCCTACCCTACCCTAGGCCGGCCTTGGGCTGGATTGTGCCGGTTGCATCCCTATATCGGGGGAAGCACCCCTTTCTATCATGAATTATTACATGGTTGAGGCCTGCAGCCCTGCCCaccaagggtgtcaatcggtccggAATCAggtattcggtttggttttggttttgatttcaaggAGTTAGTCTAATCAAGAATCGAACTAGGTTTTGTTTCTGTTATAAAAATTGATACTTGTACCGAAATTGTCCGATTCTAGTCCGGTTTCAATTTCTATTCGGGTTTTGTATTCGATTCTTATTTGGTTCTAGATCCAGTTTTAAATTCGATTCCGCTGTGCagaagacaaaataaaaatgtccATTAACAAGGTTGTTGCTCTTCCTCAACAGAAGAGGGTTTTAACTTAGACTATAACTCTTTAAAACAATTTAAGTGATTAATTACGTCAGATTTCTATTTAAGTTACGTCAagtaataatttttaaaaagaagaaaaagttaaATCATGttattcggttcgatttcgattaGAACCATCAGTTCTTGACATAGATCCAAATCTGGACTAAACCAAATTATAAACACTCATTTCAGATCCGAGATATAACCATATTATAATCAATTTAGTTCGGCTTAGGATATTTGATACGgaatgaatttgattttttatttcggTTCCGATTTGACACCATTACTACCCACTGGTGGATAGTGCAttatcccttctttttttttttctggcagaAAGGATAGCCCATAATCAACCGAACAATATGTGACACTGATGTTCCTTCCTAATTACTCAGTGGTAGCTATAAAATGTTGGGTGAACGATAACGAAAGGAGAAGTAGCAGAATGTGAATACAGGAGGGGTCAAGAAAAGTTGTTATTCAGAGAAAAGAGCATTACCGAAAGGGAATATGCTGGCGGATATTGTAAAAAGGAGCAGTGGTTTGCGCCCATACTCGTCAGCAAGTTGCCCCAGGTAAGGAAGCATCACCACCCTGAATATCCCAACAACCTACCAgtgaaataatattttttccatGGATAAGCCACATGTAAAGATTCTGAAAGCAAACTAACTGGGGAATACCTTAACGCCACCCAAAAAAGTGGGGGACATTGTTCACCCATTTGCACAGAAAGTGCCAGCTTTGGTGGACCAGGAAAATATATAACCAAAGGATTGTCGCCCATCACAACCCATTGCTACCTTATAgattttaccaaagaaaaaaaaaaaagctacgaCATTGTACGTTCCAATCAAACTGTGACacaaaataatattattataaaaGGGTGTAATATTGTTGTCTTGAacgaatgtaattttttttttattttactggTTGGATAAAAAAGACATGGTCCACATTAGCTACATATAATATTTCAATAGAACATTTAAATAACAAGATTAGCAATTTAGTAATAAAACTGTCATCAATCCATCACTATTCGAGTAGGCTGATTGTAAATTCGCCGTAGGATTGAGGAAAACCTAATCGTGTCGCAGAATCCGTGAAGCTTGTTCACTTTGGAGGTTTGGAACATAAGACGCGGCCGCAAAAGAAATTAAGAGATTGGCCGCAGAACTTAGGTCGATGGATCGATGCTACAATCGGACGTGTTGTCTCACCGGCAGGTGTTGACGTTCACGGACTGCAGCGCCGGAAAAGCCGAAGAAGATAATGTGGGTCCCACatttttttgatatttaaaaaataaaaaaataagtaactTTGAGTAGTGGTAACTTGTGGCTATGCAAAGTGTCGCCTATAGATGTAAAGGAGGTTAATCGCGCATGGGGAGAGGTTCTACCAGTCCGTTTTGAACGAGTGATGTTAAAGGTGAAGCACGACGCCGAGGGTGGGACAGGGGGAGGGGGAGCTTCAAAATTTCTAATAAATATTGTTATGTGGAGCTTCAATCCGACATATATGGAGATCAAAAGCTGCTATTATAGTTATAAAAGTTAGAAGAGAATCtataacagagagagagagagagagagagatgaatcaGTACCGTTTGTTGGAATCCGTTAAGATAGATGGCCTGAGGGCAAGAGGTTGATGTagcaccaccatcatcattatCGCATAAAGCTTTGGTGGTAACGTCGACGAGCAAGGGAACCGTCATCTCTTCTGCGATGAAATGCACACACAGCGGCACCAATAGATGAATCAACGCTTTTAATCCTCTATACCTGCTCCATTCAatcttcttcatttttattcCTACTACTTAGCTTCTCCCTTCACTAGTTCACTTCGATGCTCCTCTACCCAACGCTCACCACTCAATGACACAGTTGAAGACCACAGACAAGAAATCTCAAagacaaatctctctctctctctctctctctctctctctgcttctgTACTGTGTGTGTTGGGAGGTTGGGGATGGCGTGTGGGGATGTAAGAAAGTAAGTGTATTTATTGGTTGGAAAAAAGGCAGAGTGGCGTTTGCTCTCAGAATTAGGATAGGGAGAACTGACCATTTCACCCCTGAAGAAGGGCTCAGATCTTATTGGTTTAACGGCAGTGTCGATACGACACGTGTAAAATAGTGCCCGGTTTACCTAAGGGGAAAAGTAGGttggttggaaaggaaaaaagtaaagaaagatAATCTTTTAAATTAtccaaaaatacaaaatatctCGCTTTTCGCTAACCGCAAGGCACATGCAGGCTCGTGTTTCGTAGCTGTGAAACTCTCGACTCTCACCATCACGTTAACTGATCGACCTACAGAAGATCTGTTCATCTTCTCTACCTCCGATTTTTCTCTCGACTTCTCTGAAGCATGGTTTGAGAAATTAGATCAGATTGGTATTCTTGTTTGATCTCAATGTTTGGTCAATATTGTTTTATTAGATTGATaagaataaatagaaataaaaaaaaaaaatttaatgacaaTTAGATGTATTTCTATTCAATTTGCATGATTTGGATTAATATTAAACCTGTCTGATcgccagattttttttttttttttaataataaatatcTCAAGACCGATTCTGATATCTTAAACCATGCTTTCCAGTGACCCTTTCAGAATGGATTTTAGTTTTTAAGTTGCAACATATTAGTTGTATGGAATCCTTACAATTCTTTTAACATACAATCAAATTCATCAGCAATTCTTTAAATTGAGCACTGAAAATTCTACTTAGTTTTGGAAATATTTCAACCAAAGAGAAAAACAGTGAATCAAAATTGTTATAAAGGATGAATGATTGACATAAGCTTCAAAAGTTTCTCCCCACCAATGATGAGGTgtgtgtagaaacgcaatcctaaaatgatgcagaagataatagaaaaataagaacaagcaatgcacacaaatttacgaggttcgacaagattacTTACGTCTCCGATGAGATGAGATattgcttcattatcaatggagaatagagttataATGCTCATCcatcacacctctcagtattgcttacattccagagaaagaaatcattgctacaaatatataacgaaaaacctTAATCCGAAAAATACACAACAATGTGAACCGATTAAGATCAATTAGGCCTATTTGGTCACGATCACCAATTTTTAGTCCTACACATAATTTCTCCACTACGGACTTGTTTCCATTTGGTTGGTTGATTATCAATCCATCATCGTGCTCATGTTGATCGGGTTGTAATTGGTTTGAAAATGGGAAATTAGAGCAATCATAGCATAAATAAACTAATCAAACTATAAATAGTCGATATGGTGCCAAACAAACGCTCATCAAGCAACAACcaaatattaatgatgataagTTCATAATTGGGCTAGTCCTGACATTATAACATTTACTAACCGATTGGTCTAGTGTTGAGCTATAATTAGTTTGCTCTAATCAAACCAATTGGTTCAtatcaccattttttttccccaattgaTCTAGTGAATATCATAAGTTGACATCCATAtaaaagagaatctcttcatccaccatGTTTTGATGTGACACTGGCACGATGGCATCAATCGTCATACATTAACACCTACTATTGCAGTTTTTGTGGGTCAAAAGTGATCGACTTTGTTGTGCAATTTTTAAACCTAAAGATTTAGGCCTAATCCATTTCCTTCAATGTCTTACGTTAAACAAAAGCAATAATACCTACCACAAACAATTCTGGCTTTGTCCACTTTGGTATTAGTCATCTTCATTAATGCTTACAAAAAAGacacaaagaaaaaggaggcaagtagTGATCTTCATTAATGCTTACAAAAAagacacaaaaagaaaaaggaggcaagtagTGGTCTCGCTTTCTTAGCGTGCTTTTAAGCTTCGGATTAAAGTCTTCTTAATTCTTAATTTAGACTGGACTAAGGGTGTTGGACGGTGCCCTTAGGATTGGTTGATCACGATGTttagaaatcaaatttcaacttttttttttacgtgATGAGaccaaaatccaaatccaaatccaaattcaaaatcCAACTGTATATCC
This genomic stretch from Macadamia integrifolia cultivar HAES 741 unplaced genomic scaffold, SCU_Mint_v3 scaffold1712, whole genome shotgun sequence harbors:
- the LOC122064679 gene encoding tetracycline resistance protein, class H-like isoform X3, translated to MKKIEWSRYRGLKALIHLLVPLCVHFIAEEMTVPLLVDVTTKALCDNDDGGATSTSCPQAIYLNGFQQTVVGIFRVVMLPYLGQLADEYGRKPLLLFTISASIFPFAVLAWSDSKKYLYAYYVLRMISHIISQGSLSCISVAYVADVVEDNSMRAAAFGWITGLFAVSNFLGNLLSRVLPEDYIFEVSIILLAVCPVYLKLFLVETIKPVPRQDQHSSCLETINNVCKNQYQSVKNGLAVGCNSGTLKQIALITFLYKLGMSGIASVLLYYLKSVFAFNKNQFSDILMLVGIGSIFSQILVLPLINPLVGEKGILCISLLASTAYGLFNGLAWAPWVPYISASFEAVFVLMEPATYAIVSKATSSTNQGKAQGFISAVQSSATLLSPLAMSPLTSLFLSSEAPFDCKGFSLLCASVFMVFALFFALRLNLDNGTSASDPGDNSDNIGAPLLS
- the LOC122064679 gene encoding tetracycline resistance protein, class H-like isoform X5 — translated: MKKIEWSRYRGLKALIHLLVPLCVHFIAEEMTVPLLVDVTTKALCDNDDGGATSTSCPQAIYLNGFQQTVVGIFRVVMLPYLGQLADEYGRKPLLLFTISASIFPFAVLAWSDSKKYLYAYYVLRMISHIISQGSLSCISVAYVADVVEDNSMRAAAFGWITGLFAVSNFLGNLLSRVLPEDYIFEVSIILLAVCPVYLKLFLVETIKPVPRQDQHSSCLETINNVCKNQYQSVKNGLAVGCNSGTLKQIALITFLYKLGMSGIASVLLYYLKSVFAFNKNQFSDILMLVGIGSIFSQILVLPLINPLVGEKGILCISLLASTAYGLFNGLAWAPWVPYISASFEAVFVLMEPATYAIVSKATSSTNQGKAQGFISAVQSSATLLSPLAMSPLTCVCFVFRFEVELRQWNLS
- the LOC122064679 gene encoding tetracycline resistance protein, class H-like isoform X1 translates to MKKIEWSRYRGLKALIHLLVPLCVHFIAEEMTVPLLVDVTTKALCDNDDGGATSTSCPQAIYLNGFQQTVVGIFRVVMLPYLGQLADEYGRKPLLLFTISASIFPFAVLAWSDSKKYLYAYYVLRMISHIISQGSLSCISVAYVADVVEDNSMRAAAFGWITGLFAVSNFLGNLLSRVLPEDYIFEVSIILLAVCPVYLKLFLVETIKPVPRQDQHSSCLETINNVCKNQYQSVKNGLAVGCNSGTLKQIALITFLYKLGMSGIASVLLYYLKSVFAFNKNQFSDILMLVGIGSIFSQILVLPLINPLVGEKGILCISLLASTAYGLFNGLAWAPWVPYISASFEAVFVLMEPATYAIVSKATSSTNQGKAQGFISAVQSSATLLSPLAMSPLTSLFLSSEAPFDCKGFSLLCASVFMVSLSLSLSLSLQPPHPSPLHPLSFKQVKFSAHSSLFRCLLCFSL
- the LOC122064679 gene encoding tetracycline resistance protein, class H-like isoform X2, which gives rise to MKKIEWSRYRGLKALIHLLVPLCVHFIAEEMTVPLLVDVTTKALCDNDDGGATSTSCPQAIYLNGFQQTVVGIFRVVMLPYLGQLADEYGRKPLLLFTISASIFPFAVLAWSDSKKYLYAYYVLRMISHIISQGSLSCISVAYVADVVEDNSMRAAAFGWITGLFAVSNFLGNLLSRVLPEDYIFEVSIILLAVCPVYLKLFLVETIKPVPRQDQHSSCLETINNVCKNQYQSVKNGLAVGCNSGTLKQIALITFLYKLGMSGIASVLLSVFAFNKNQFSDILMLVGIGSIFSQILVLPLINPLVGEKGILCISLLASTAYGLFNGLAWAPWVPYISASFEAVFVLMEPATYAIVSKATSSTNQGKAQGFISAVQSSATLLSPLAMSPLTSLFLSSEAPFDCKGFSLLCASVFMVSLSLSLSLSLQPPHPSPLHPLSFKQVKFSAHSSLFRCLLCFSL
- the LOC122064679 gene encoding tetracycline resistance protein, class H-like isoform X4; this encodes MKKIEWSRYRGLKALIHLLVPLCVHFIAEEMTVPLLVDVTTKALCDNDDGGATSTSCPQAIYLNGFQQTVVGIFRVVMLPYLGQLADEYGRKPLLLFTISASIFPFAVLAWSDSKKYLYAYYVLRMISHIISQGSLSCISVAYVADVVEDNSMRAAAFGWITGLFAVSNFLGNLLSRVLPEDYIFEVSIILLAVCPVYLKLFLVETIKPVPRQDQHSSCLETINNVCKNQYQSVKNGLAVGCNSGTLKQIALITFLYKLGMSGIASVLLYYLKSVFAFNKNQFSDILMLVGIGSIFSQTRYEVGILWIIFSPLQGLFNGLAWAPWVPYISASFEAVFVLMEPATYAIVSKATSSTNQGKAQGFISAVQSSATLLSPLAMSPLTSLFLSSEAPFDCKGFSLLCASVFMVSLSLSLSLSLQPPHPSPLHPLSFKQVKFSAHSSLFRCLLCFSL